In one window of Rhizobium sp. ACO-34A DNA:
- a CDS encoding peroxiredoxin: MAGKQHEYRVTVTWQGNLGTGTSGYREYGRDHVISAEGKPDIPGSSDPVFRGDAARWNPEDLLVASLSACHKLWYLHFCAVSGVIVTAYEDRAEGTMAMDEDGAGRFTEVILKPRVTIKAGTYPQIAAELHGDAHEKCFIANSVNFPVRCEPVIIEE, translated from the coding sequence ATGGCTGGAAAGCAGCACGAATACCGCGTCACGGTGACCTGGCAGGGAAATCTGGGAACCGGCACGTCCGGCTATCGCGAATACGGTCGGGACCATGTGATCTCGGCGGAGGGCAAGCCGGACATTCCCGGATCGTCCGATCCGGTATTCCGCGGCGATGCGGCTCGCTGGAACCCCGAGGATCTGCTGGTTGCCTCGCTGTCAGCCTGTCACAAGCTCTGGTACCTGCATTTCTGTGCGGTATCGGGCGTTATCGTGACCGCATACGAGGATCGCGCCGAAGGCACGATGGCGATGGACGAGGATGGGGCCGGTCGCTTCACCGAAGTCATCCTGAAACCGCGGGTGACGATCAAGGCCGGCACCTATCCGCAGATCGCAGCCGAGCTGCATGGCGATGCGCATGAGAAGTGTTTCATCGCCAATTCGGTCAATTTCCCGGTGCGGTGCGAACCGGTGATTATCGAGGAGTGA